A single region of the Pseudomonas sp. VD-NE ins genome encodes:
- a CDS encoding aryl-sulfate sulfotransferase has product MPNLETTTLKRRKTGLIAVDHARSAGGYTLFAPQTADGNVFLIDLDGEVVHRWKLPQRPGRDAVILRNGNLGYNGNHPDSPDLFPGWSVWHGGAFSEVTPQGEVVWEHTDLLHHHDAQWLDNGNLLYTTAEPLSADLARRVVGGIPGSEAPGGVIYADVVKEVDRQGNVVWEWRSWEHLRPEDYPLHKCFERHHWPMTNAVTPGRDGKVILSMRSVSSVIAVQRGSGEVLWRLGHDLVAQQHCPSELENGNVLVFDNGIFRPHVSMPHSRILEINPSTQRIEWQYADTPGYAFFTPFMGGAQRLHNGNTLITEANFGRLFEVTPTGEVVWEYVNPHFATYPDAASRRYLPGENNAIFRAHRYQRADLPWLRD; this is encoded by the coding sequence ATGCCCAACCTTGAAACCACCACACTCAAGCGCCGCAAAACCGGCCTGATCGCTGTCGATCATGCCCGCAGTGCTGGCGGCTACACGCTGTTCGCGCCACAAACGGCGGATGGCAATGTGTTCCTCATCGACCTTGATGGCGAGGTCGTTCATCGCTGGAAACTGCCTCAGCGCCCCGGCCGCGACGCCGTGATCCTGCGCAACGGCAACCTCGGCTACAACGGCAACCATCCGGATTCACCTGACCTGTTTCCGGGCTGGTCGGTGTGGCATGGCGGCGCATTCAGCGAAGTCACGCCGCAAGGCGAAGTGGTCTGGGAACACACCGATCTGCTTCACCACCACGACGCGCAATGGCTGGACAACGGTAATCTGCTTTACACCACCGCCGAGCCGTTGAGTGCCGATTTGGCCCGGCGTGTGGTCGGTGGCATTCCCGGCAGCGAGGCGCCGGGCGGGGTGATTTATGCCGACGTGGTCAAGGAGGTCGATCGTCAGGGCAACGTGGTGTGGGAATGGCGCAGTTGGGAACATCTGCGACCTGAAGACTATCCGCTGCACAAATGCTTTGAACGCCACCACTGGCCAATGACCAACGCGGTCACGCCGGGTCGCGACGGTAAAGTGATCCTCAGCATGCGCAGTGTTTCTTCGGTGATTGCCGTGCAGCGCGGCAGTGGTGAAGTGTTGTGGCGATTGGGCCACGATCTGGTCGCGCAACAGCATTGCCCGAGTGAACTGGAAAACGGCAACGTGCTGGTGTTCGACAACGGCATCTTCCGCCCGCACGTGAGCATGCCGCACTCGCGCATTCTCGAAATCAACCCGTCGACACAACGCATCGAATGGCAATACGCCGACACCCCGGGGTATGCGTTTTTCACCCCGTTCATGGGCGGCGCGCAGCGTTTGCACAACGGCAATACACTGATCACCGAGGCCAACTTCGGCCGGTTGTTTGAGGTTACTCCAACTGGCGAAGTGGTCTGGGAGTACGTCAATCCGCACTTCGCCACGTACCCCGATGCGGCCTCGCGACGATATTTGCCGGGGGAAAACAACGCGATATTCCGTGCTCACCGTTATCAGCGCGCAGACCTGCCATGGCTGCGTGACTGA
- a CDS encoding FAD-binding oxidoreductase, translating into MFQQSSQHVDSYYAHSCADILRDRPALEGEHDTDVVIIGAGFSGLHTALRLALAGKRVIMLEASRVAWAASGRNGGQAILGWSCDMPPLEAALGQERAKRLWDGMRWAAGELRELPGRHGFDCDYRPGHLWTSVMPRRVSLLSEWQHEASHKWGHDVLQFIPREQLPEWVATDRYQAGLYDPEGAHLNPLKLALGLAAAIEQAGGRIHEQSKALSYQEQGGGFRVNTEHGSVRADVLVLACNAYLDELDPQLSSCILPVGTYQVATAPLTPEQASALLPRNVCVTDNQFVLDYFRRTPDNRLLFGGGCTYLGGMPKDIAAATRPFLERVFPQLKGVGIEFAWGGHIDLTIKRTPDVGGEGNRYWLQGYSGHGVLPTLAAARAVSDAILGDADELALYQGLSNGRFPGGKHFAAPLEAIGKAWYRLRDSI; encoded by the coding sequence ATGTTTCAGCAATCCAGCCAGCACGTCGACAGCTATTACGCCCACAGTTGCGCCGATATTCTGCGTGATCGGCCGGCGCTGGAAGGTGAACATGACACCGACGTGGTGATCATCGGCGCCGGTTTCAGTGGTCTGCACACGGCGTTGCGTCTGGCCTTGGCGGGCAAACGCGTGATCATGCTGGAGGCCAGTCGTGTGGCGTGGGCGGCCTCCGGGCGTAATGGCGGGCAGGCGATTCTCGGCTGGTCGTGCGATATGCCGCCGCTGGAAGCTGCGCTCGGTCAGGAGCGGGCGAAACGCTTGTGGGACGGCATGCGTTGGGCGGCTGGGGAATTACGCGAGTTGCCTGGGCGGCATGGTTTCGATTGCGACTATCGGCCCGGGCATTTGTGGACCTCGGTGATGCCGCGCCGGGTCAGTCTGCTCAGCGAATGGCAGCATGAGGCCAGCCACAAGTGGGGCCACGATGTGTTGCAGTTCATTCCTCGTGAACAACTGCCGGAATGGGTAGCCACCGATCGCTATCAGGCCGGGCTTTACGACCCTGAGGGCGCGCACCTCAATCCTCTGAAACTGGCCTTGGGCCTGGCGGCCGCCATCGAGCAAGCCGGCGGGCGTATTCATGAACAAAGCAAGGCGCTGAGTTATCAGGAGCAGGGCGGTGGTTTCCGGGTCAACACCGAGCACGGTTCGGTGCGCGCCGATGTGCTGGTGCTGGCGTGCAACGCTTATCTCGATGAACTCGACCCGCAACTGTCCAGCTGCATTCTGCCGGTGGGCACTTACCAGGTCGCCACCGCACCACTGACGCCTGAGCAGGCCAGCGCACTGTTGCCACGCAATGTCTGCGTGACCGACAACCAATTCGTCCTCGATTATTTCCGGCGGACGCCGGACAACCGTTTGTTGTTCGGTGGCGGCTGCACCTATCTGGGCGGTATGCCCAAGGACATTGCGGCAGCGACGCGGCCGTTTCTTGAGCGGGTATTCCCGCAGCTCAAGGGCGTCGGTATCGAGTTTGCTTGGGGCGGGCACATCGACCTGACGATCAAGCGCACGCCGGACGTTGGCGGCGAGGGCAACCGTTATTGGCTGCAAGGCTACTCGGGCCACGGCGTTCTGCCGACATTGGCCGCCGCGCGCGCGGTGTCCGATGCGATTCTTGGCGACGCGGATGAACTGGCGCTGTATCAGGGCTTGAGCAATGGCCGTTTCCCCGGCGGCAAACATTTCGCGGCGCCGCTGGAAGCCATCGGCAAGGCCTGGTATCGACTGCGCGACAGCATTTGA
- a CDS encoding helix-turn-helix domain-containing protein, with protein sequence MNKQEEIAALAILIHDLRKHKKWTLKELADKIGRSVGFLSQVERGLSRPTVADLTAISETFGVPTTYFYSLPKPKELPWVTRPDERRTLYYANGITDILVSPQIRASFSMLESHLEAGASSGDRHLTDSSEQGGYVLEGELTLWLGDDEEPTTLKAGDSFQFDSHTRCRYGNLTEQLTRVLWVYT encoded by the coding sequence ATGAACAAGCAAGAAGAAATCGCCGCGCTGGCGATCCTCATCCACGACCTGCGCAAGCACAAGAAATGGACCCTCAAGGAACTGGCCGACAAGATCGGTCGCTCGGTGGGCTTCCTGTCGCAGGTCGAGCGCGGCTTGTCGCGGCCCACCGTGGCGGACCTGACCGCAATCAGCGAAACCTTCGGCGTGCCGACCACCTATTTCTACAGCCTGCCCAAGCCTAAAGAGCTGCCGTGGGTGACGCGCCCGGACGAGCGCCGCACGCTGTATTACGCCAATGGCATCACCGACATTCTGGTGTCGCCGCAGATCCGCGCCTCGTTCTCGATGCTCGAAAGTCATCTCGAAGCCGGTGCCAGCAGCGGCGACCGCCATCTGACCGACAGCTCGGAGCAGGGCGGTTACGTTCTCGAAGGCGAATTGACGCTGTGGTTGGGCGACGACGAAGAACCGACCACGTTGAAGGCCGGCGACAGCTTCCAATTCGACAGTCATACCCGCTGCCGCTACGGCAACCTCACCGAGCAGCTGACTCGCGTGCTCTGGGTCTACACCTGA
- a CDS encoding glutamine synthetase family protein: MDAVCADLLAEVRAFRQRYPEVRYVDLISLDIPGHFYGKRYPVDMLEKVAAGSVLKLPQNCVLLGVQGGLFPIGDYCFNDGDPDAVRRLVPGTLKPVTWEAQPLGQMLITSDGTEKPIEFEPREVLAQVLKRLARKGIHPVVAFELEFYLFDKKLRDGLPQFPRDDLTDDADDQPNLHIERLSRFAPVLDEMVEATRAQGIDATVITAELGPGQFEINFGHLDDGLRAADWAALFCRSTRGVALKHGYRASFMAKPYLQHPGSGMHVHVSLYDSAGNNLLAANQQQALRHAVAGCLELLPHSMPIFAPNQNSMRRLGGTVNTATKASWGFEDRDACLRIPESDVKNLRVEYRLAGADANPYLVLAAILVGLEHGLESGKEPIAPLNEDRSSGIDFPKEMFEAVRAMQHQPQLREGLGAEFVDVYCENKRQDHLAFMQEIGAREYRWYL; encoded by the coding sequence ATGGACGCTGTCTGCGCTGACCTGCTCGCCGAAGTGCGTGCCTTTCGCCAACGCTACCCCGAGGTGCGTTATGTCGACCTGATTTCCCTGGACATTCCGGGGCACTTTTACGGCAAACGCTATCCGGTCGACATGCTCGAAAAAGTCGCCGCCGGCAGCGTCCTGAAACTACCGCAGAACTGCGTATTGCTGGGCGTGCAGGGTGGTTTGTTTCCGATCGGCGATTACTGCTTCAACGATGGCGACCCGGACGCCGTGCGCCGCCTCGTGCCGGGCACACTGAAGCCGGTGACGTGGGAAGCGCAGCCGCTGGGGCAGATGCTGATCACGTCGGACGGCACAGAGAAACCCATCGAATTCGAACCCCGTGAAGTCCTCGCGCAAGTGCTCAAGCGCCTGGCGCGCAAAGGCATTCACCCGGTGGTGGCGTTCGAGCTGGAGTTCTATCTGTTCGACAAAAAGCTGCGCGATGGCTTGCCGCAATTCCCCCGCGACGACCTGACTGACGACGCCGATGATCAACCGAACCTGCACATCGAGCGTCTCTCACGCTTCGCTCCGGTGCTGGATGAAATGGTCGAAGCGACGCGGGCGCAGGGCATCGACGCCACCGTGATCACCGCTGAACTCGGCCCCGGCCAGTTTGAAATCAACTTCGGCCATCTCGACGACGGCTTGCGTGCGGCGGATTGGGCCGCGTTGTTCTGCCGCAGCACGCGCGGCGTTGCGCTTAAACACGGCTACCGCGCCAGCTTCATGGCCAAGCCGTACTTGCAGCATCCGGGCAGTGGCATGCATGTGCATGTCAGCCTCTACGATTCGGCGGGCAATAATCTGCTGGCCGCGAATCAGCAACAGGCGTTGCGCCACGCGGTCGCCGGTTGCCTGGAATTGTTACCGCACAGCATGCCGATCTTCGCGCCGAACCAAAACTCGATGCGCCGCTTGGGCGGTACGGTGAACACCGCGACCAAAGCCAGTTGGGGCTTTGAGGATCGTGATGCGTGCCTGCGGATTCCCGAATCCGACGTGAAGAACCTGCGGGTTGAATATCGCTTGGCGGGCGCGGATGCCAATCCGTATCTGGTGCTGGCGGCGATTCTGGTGGGGCTTGAACACGGGCTGGAGTCGGGCAAAGAACCCATTGCGCCGCTGAATGAAGATCGCAGCAGCGGGATTGATTTCCCCAAGGAGATGTTCGAGGCCGTGCGCGCGATGCAGCATCAGCCGCAATTGCGTGAAGGGTTGGGCGCTGAGTTTGTCGATGTGTATTGCGAGAATAAACGCCAGGATCATTTGGCATTCATGCAGGAGATTGGGGCGCGGGAGTATCGTTGGTATTTGTGA
- a CDS encoding DUF2867 domain-containing protein yields the protein MTTPSPAHTLSALPDLDYYHSRSVLLPVEITTLDAWNFMRAKPGLVMRLAFRTRDAISSLFGVKRIGGFSGARREAIQAGEKLDFFLVEHSAPDLLVLSVRDRHLDVMICLSITDHVFTITSSVVTHNVFGRLYMLPVGLVHKLLVNRDLERLKRETGAAET from the coding sequence ATGACCACCCCATCACCTGCTCACACCCTGAGTGCATTGCCCGATCTTGATTACTACCACAGCAGATCGGTGCTGCTGCCTGTTGAAATAACCACTCTTGATGCCTGGAACTTCATGCGGGCCAAGCCGGGACTGGTCATGCGACTGGCGTTTCGAACGAGGGATGCGATTTCCTCGTTATTCGGCGTGAAGCGCATCGGCGGTTTCTCTGGCGCCCGTCGAGAGGCAATACAGGCTGGCGAAAAGCTGGATTTTTTTCTGGTGGAGCATAGTGCCCCCGACCTGCTCGTTCTGAGCGTAAGAGACCGACATCTGGATGTCATGATTTGCCTTTCGATAACAGATCATGTGTTCACAATCACATCGTCTGTCGTAACGCATAACGTCTTTGGGCGCCTCTACATGTTGCCGGTGGGCCTGGTCCATAAGTTACTGGTCAATAGGGACCTCGAGCGTCTGAAACGCGAGACAGGCGCCGCCGAAACGTGA
- a CDS encoding two-component system response regulator, whose protein sequence is MDSTHGVYPSATVLVVDDTPDNLMLIAELLKDKYRVKAANSGEKALRLLQADPLPDLILLDIMMPGLSGYEVAEQLKLDARIRHIPIIFLTSMTASEDEIRGLSLGAADYITKPIIPPVLMARVETQIKLKAVADFLRNQNDFLEQEVQRRTREVIAIQDVTIHAMASLAETRDNETGNHIRRTQHYIKRLAELLRNHPRFRDFLDEDTIKLLFKSAPLHDIGKIGIPDCILLKPGRLTPEEFEIMKTHTTLGRDAIQHAEDQLGINVDFLHLAKEIAYGHQEKWDGSGYPQGVATDDIPISARLMAVADVYDALISRRVYKPGMPHEQAVKIIREGRGSHFDPDICDAFLANAEQFREIAERFADSDQDMARQLALLEQIADRP, encoded by the coding sequence ATGGATAGCACTCACGGCGTTTACCCATCAGCGACCGTTCTGGTAGTCGACGATACCCCCGATAACCTGATGCTGATCGCCGAGTTGCTCAAGGACAAATATCGGGTCAAAGCCGCCAACAGCGGCGAAAAAGCCCTGCGCCTTCTACAGGCCGACCCGCTTCCCGACCTGATTCTGCTGGACATCATGATGCCGGGCCTGTCCGGTTATGAGGTTGCCGAGCAGCTCAAGCTTGACGCTCGCATTCGCCATATTCCGATCATTTTCCTGACCTCGATGACCGCTTCGGAGGACGAGATTCGCGGCTTGAGCCTGGGCGCTGCGGATTACATCACCAAACCGATCATCCCGCCGGTGCTCATGGCCAGGGTCGAGACTCAGATCAAGCTCAAGGCCGTTGCCGATTTCCTGCGCAATCAGAACGATTTTCTGGAGCAGGAAGTGCAACGCCGTACTCGCGAGGTCATCGCCATCCAGGATGTCACGATCCACGCCATGGCTTCGCTGGCCGAAACCCGTGACAACGAAACCGGCAACCACATTCGTCGCACCCAGCACTACATCAAGCGCCTGGCTGAACTGTTGCGCAATCACCCGCGCTTCCGGGACTTCCTCGACGAGGACACCATCAAGCTGCTCTTCAAATCGGCGCCGCTGCACGATATCGGCAAGATTGGCATTCCTGATTGCATCCTGCTCAAACCGGGACGACTCACCCCCGAAGAGTTCGAGATCATGAAGACCCACACCACATTGGGCCGCGACGCCATCCAGCACGCCGAGGATCAGTTGGGAATAAACGTCGACTTCCTTCATCTGGCCAAAGAAATTGCCTACGGCCATCAAGAAAAATGGGATGGCAGTGGCTATCCGCAAGGCGTGGCCACCGATGACATCCCGATCAGCGCCCGATTGATGGCCGTGGCGGATGTCTACGATGCCCTGATCAGTCGCCGCGTGTATAAGCCCGGCATGCCCCACGAACAGGCGGTGAAGATCATCCGCGAAGGCCGCGGCTCGCATTTTGATCCGGATATTTGTGACGCGTTTCTGGCCAATGCCGAGCAGTTCCGCGAAATTGCCGAACGATTCGCCGACAGCGACCAGGACATGGCCAGGCAGTTAGCCCTGCTTGAGCAGATTGCCGACCGTCCCTGA
- a CDS encoding response regulator — protein sequence MNRLFEMLERLSLRSKLIIGFAALLILILILGVQSLRTQYSLKNEMQQLYQQDLVGIQHVQEVRVQLPHLLLAMQRAIATNNADIRISARAQMDVAQARLHEALEQVRPTLRRQSSISSLLEFEVLLQRLQKNGDEALELAGKGSLGQALMLLNSKDFLALEQGGDGLLTQIEKNKETDIHDTAKNLAEYAERSTTITYILLLGGSTLALLLTWLVSYSIRVPLNRVRVAVDELASGKLDGQIPHTDLRNETGDLARAIATLQVEACQLERQRWVKAHASLLQVDLQQAETPQQLAQAFFSRIAPRLGMCQGALYVLYEGASRLRLVGGYAVDSEHPLPAELELGEGLLGQCALDRQPRQLEDLPESFWHVRAQLGAAAASHLMVQPVLRGERLLGVVEMAGFRSLEENEVLLLQEVLPRLAGAMAIMERSEAAQALLQETRRQADEMGAQTLQLEHQARELEAQQAALRATEAWYRGIIEAAPDGMLVLGADGRILMTNPQMDTLFGYAPGELIGASIERLVPQAARERHVRLRDGFIASGGTRQMGGDLDDLSGVRKDGSLFSVEIGLSHLPRLEGRGVCVCASVRDVSERRAMEARLRTASDRLNLAQEAGDIGLFDVDLVSGTNYWTPQLETLFGLEPGGFGGTLAHWKALMHPEDVARVSSAFESAIQSGNDRVEFDFRIVRKNDGRVRTLRSLNRFSRTPDGKPLRATGINIDVTALAEARAAAEEATQAKSEFLANMSHEIRTPMNAIIGMSHLALRTELDKRQRNYIEKVHRSAENLLGIINDILDFSKIEAGRMNLEQVPFRLEDVLDSFAAMIGLKTEDKGLELLFQIPPDLPTALLGDPLRLGQVLINLGNNAAKFTEHGEIVVGLEQVEAHTDSVELHFWVRDTGIGMTVEQCSRLFQSFSQADTSITRKYGGTGLGLSISKKLVELMAGRIWVESEPGVGSTFHFQVQLGVQQNVLPRRMFKAGELLGMRVLVVDDNTSAREILSGMARSFGLEVDVAQSGSLALRMLADAEHKVLPYDLVLMDWRMPGMDGMETVSRMHSASLLRTPSVIMVTAFGREEAREEAERQGIQLPVVLTKPVTPSSLLEAIGVVLGRDTHSDTRAGERSQHNATTVASLNGARLLLVEDNELNQELASELLGSVGIGLRLATNGQEALDILGEDGDFDGVLMDCQMPVMDGYTATRHIRQQPRFSTLPVIAMTANAMDGDRERALECGMNDHISKPLNVETMFATMAKWIKPRAAQTPLNTGFADALPDRFEGIDCAAGLATCMGRRDLYLRLLCKFRDTQANFAEQFQAARIDPDPAAAGRLAHSLRGTAGNLGAKAVAQACALLEQACQNGEPATVVQALATQVEQCLRPTLASLADLKADTTASTDDELLDESAISEQMNRLIVLLDEGDTAALDVLAALRNRPLDRALADRLTLVAAQVELFDFDRALQLVKGCDGQ from the coding sequence ATGAACAGACTGTTCGAGATGCTCGAGCGCCTGTCCTTGCGCAGTAAATTGATCATCGGCTTCGCTGCGCTGCTGATATTGATCCTGATATTGGGCGTGCAAAGCCTGCGCACCCAGTATTCGCTCAAAAATGAAATGCAGCAGTTGTACCAACAGGATCTGGTGGGTATCCAGCATGTGCAGGAAGTCCGGGTGCAGTTGCCGCATCTGTTGCTCGCCATGCAACGTGCAATCGCAACCAACAACGCGGACATCCGTATCAGCGCCAGAGCCCAGATGGATGTCGCCCAGGCGCGACTCCATGAAGCGCTGGAGCAGGTACGTCCAACACTGCGCCGACAGAGCAGCATCAGCAGCCTGCTGGAATTCGAGGTGTTATTACAGCGTCTGCAGAAAAATGGTGATGAGGCACTGGAACTGGCCGGCAAGGGTTCCCTGGGGCAGGCCTTGATGTTGCTCAACAGTAAGGATTTTCTTGCGCTGGAGCAGGGCGGCGACGGGCTGCTTACGCAGATCGAGAAAAACAAGGAAACCGACATCCACGATACAGCGAAGAACCTGGCTGAGTACGCAGAGCGTAGTACTACGATCACGTACATCTTGCTGCTGGGCGGTTCGACGCTGGCTTTGCTGTTGACCTGGCTGGTCAGTTATTCCATTCGCGTGCCGTTGAATCGCGTACGCGTGGCCGTGGATGAATTGGCGTCGGGCAAGCTGGACGGCCAGATCCCGCACACCGACCTGCGCAATGAAACCGGTGATCTGGCGCGCGCCATTGCCACGCTGCAGGTGGAGGCTTGTCAACTTGAACGCCAGCGTTGGGTGAAAGCTCACGCCTCGCTCCTGCAAGTCGATCTGCAACAGGCCGAGACGCCGCAACAATTGGCCCAGGCTTTTTTCAGCCGCATCGCGCCCCGTTTGGGCATGTGCCAGGGGGCGCTTTACGTGCTCTATGAAGGCGCATCACGCCTGAGACTGGTCGGCGGTTATGCGGTGGACAGTGAGCACCCGTTGCCCGCCGAGCTTGAACTCGGTGAGGGATTGCTTGGCCAGTGCGCACTGGATCGCCAGCCCCGTCAGCTTGAGGATCTGCCCGAATCGTTCTGGCATGTGCGCGCGCAGTTGGGCGCAGCTGCCGCCAGCCACCTGATGGTGCAGCCGGTGCTGCGTGGCGAGCGCCTGCTCGGGGTTGTGGAAATGGCAGGCTTTCGCTCGCTGGAGGAGAACGAGGTGTTGCTCTTGCAAGAAGTCCTGCCCAGGCTGGCCGGTGCGATGGCCATTATGGAACGCAGCGAGGCAGCCCAGGCGCTGCTGCAGGAAACTCGACGCCAGGCTGACGAAATGGGCGCGCAAACCTTGCAACTGGAACACCAGGCCAGAGAGCTTGAGGCCCAGCAGGCCGCACTGCGGGCCACCGAGGCCTGGTATCGCGGCATCATCGAGGCAGCACCGGACGGCATGCTGGTGCTGGGGGCCGACGGCCGCATCCTGATGACCAACCCGCAAATGGACACCTTGTTTGGCTACGCCCCCGGCGAGCTGATTGGCGCCAGCATCGAACGTCTGGTACCGCAGGCTGCCCGCGAGCGCCATGTCAGGTTACGCGACGGCTTCATTGCCAGCGGCGGGACCCGGCAGATGGGCGGCGATCTTGACGATCTGAGCGGGGTACGCAAAGACGGCAGTCTGTTCTCCGTGGAAATCGGCCTTTCTCATCTACCGCGTCTGGAGGGACGTGGTGTCTGCGTGTGTGCCTCGGTGCGCGACGTGAGTGAACGCCGCGCGATGGAAGCCCGGCTGCGAACCGCCAGCGATCGTCTGAACCTGGCACAGGAGGCCGGTGACATCGGGTTGTTCGACGTCGATCTGGTCAGCGGCACAAATTATTGGACGCCTCAGCTAGAAACCCTGTTCGGACTTGAGCCTGGCGGATTCGGTGGCACGTTGGCGCACTGGAAGGCGCTGATGCACCCCGAAGATGTGGCACGGGTCAGCAGCGCGTTCGAAAGCGCCATCCAGAGTGGCAATGACCGCGTCGAGTTCGACTTCCGGATCGTCCGCAAAAACGATGGAAGGGTGCGCACGCTGCGGTCGCTGAACCGCTTCTCGCGCACGCCTGACGGTAAGCCATTGCGCGCAACCGGCATCAACATCGACGTCACCGCTCTGGCAGAGGCAAGGGCTGCAGCCGAAGAGGCCACGCAGGCCAAGAGCGAGTTCCTCGCTAACATGAGCCATGAAATCCGTACGCCGATGAACGCCATCATCGGTATGAGCCACTTGGCACTGCGTACTGAACTGGACAAACGCCAGCGCAACTACATTGAAAAGGTCCACCGCTCGGCGGAGAACCTGCTGGGGATCATCAACGACATCCTCGACTTCTCCAAGATCGAGGCCGGCCGGATGAACCTCGAACAGGTGCCGTTCCGCCTCGAAGACGTACTCGACAGCTTCGCTGCCATGATTGGCCTGAAGACCGAGGACAAGGGCCTCGAGTTGTTGTTCCAGATCCCCCCCGACTTGCCCACGGCACTGCTGGGCGATCCCTTGCGGCTGGGGCAGGTGCTGATCAACCTCGGCAACAACGCGGCCAAGTTCACCGAGCACGGCGAGATCGTGGTCGGTCTGGAACAAGTGGAGGCGCACACGGACAGCGTGGAGCTGCATTTCTGGGTGCGCGACACGGGCATCGGCATGACCGTTGAGCAGTGTTCACGCCTGTTTCAGTCGTTCAGTCAGGCGGACACTTCGATCACCCGCAAATATGGCGGCACCGGTTTGGGATTATCTATTTCCAAGAAACTGGTGGAGCTGATGGCCGGCCGAATCTGGGTCGAGAGCGAGCCGGGAGTCGGCTCCACGTTCCACTTCCAGGTACAACTCGGCGTACAGCAAAATGTTCTGCCGCGTCGCATGTTCAAGGCTGGCGAGCTGTTGGGCATGCGCGTGCTTGTCGTGGATGACAACACCAGTGCCCGTGAAATTCTCTCGGGCATGGCTCGCAGCTTTGGCCTGGAAGTGGATGTCGCGCAGAGCGGTAGTCTGGCGCTGCGCATGTTGGCCGACGCCGAGCACAAGGTCTTGCCTTACGATCTGGTCTTGATGGACTGGCGGATGCCTGGCATGGATGGCATGGAAACCGTGAGCAGAATGCATTCCGCCAGTCTGCTGCGCACGCCATCGGTCATCATGGTGACGGCATTTGGCCGCGAAGAAGCCCGCGAAGAAGCCGAACGCCAGGGCATCCAGCTGCCGGTGGTACTGACCAAACCCGTCACGCCGTCCTCTTTGCTCGAAGCCATCGGTGTCGTGCTGGGCAGAGACACGCACAGCGATACTCGGGCTGGCGAACGCTCCCAACACAATGCCACTACCGTAGCCAGTCTCAATGGCGCGCGGCTGCTTCTGGTCGAAGATAACGAGCTGAATCAGGAGCTGGCCAGCGAACTGCTGGGGAGCGTCGGAATAGGCTTGCGACTCGCCACGAACGGTCAAGAGGCTTTGGATATCCTCGGCGAGGATGGCGACTTCGATGGCGTGCTGATGGATTGCCAGATGCCGGTGATGGATGGCTACACGGCCACCCGGCACATTCGCCAGCAACCGCGCTTCAGCACTCTTCCGGTGATCGCCATGACCGCCAACGCCATGGACGGTGACCGCGAACGTGCGCTCGAATGCGGCATGAACGACCATATTTCCAAGCCACTGAATGTCGAAACGATGTTCGCGACAATGGCAAAGTGGATCAAACCAAGAGCCGCTCAAACTCCGCTGAACACAGGTTTTGCCGATGCCTTGCCAGATCGTTTTGAGGGCATTGACTGCGCTGCGGGTCTGGCCACCTGCATGGGGCGACGGGATCTCTACTTACGTCTGCTCTGCAAGTTTCGCGATACTCAGGCAAACTTTGCCGAGCAATTCCAGGCCGCACGAATCGATCCGGATCCTGCTGCCGCCGGGCGGCTGGCGCACAGTTTGCGCGGTACCGCCGGCAACCTCGGCGCCAAGGCCGTGGCGCAGGCTTGCGCTTTGTTGGAACAGGCCTGCCAGAACGGCGAGCCGGCGACGGTAGTGCAGGCGCTAGCGACGCAGGTCGAGCAGTGCTTGCGCCCGACCCTGGCGTCTCTGGCCGACCTTAAGGCGGACACAACGGCCTCCACGGATGATGAGCTGCTGGACGAATCGGCAATCAGCGAGCAGATGAACAGGCTTATTGTTCTTTTGGACGAAGGTGATACGGCGGCTTTGGACGTGCTGGCGGCACTGCGCAACAGGCCACTCGATCGAGCGTTGGCAGACCGTCTGACACTCGTCGCGGCGCAGGTGGAACTGTTCGACTTTGACCGCGCCTTGCAGCTTGTGAAAGGCTGCGATGGGCAGTAG